From Melanotaenia boesemani isolate fMelBoe1 chromosome 12, fMelBoe1.pri, whole genome shotgun sequence, a single genomic window includes:
- the ddx3xa gene encoding DEAD-box helicase 3 X-linked a isoform X5 has product MSHVVVDNPHGLDQQLAALDLNSDGQGGGTGRRYIPPHLRNKDASKNDSPGWDAGRTNGFVNGYHDNRSNGGFGGRGPSRNDRGGRGAYRGNRGGGSFNQPLQNAGFGNFENKDGGWGGPPRDAAYNSFGGRNDRSKSAFFNDRGAGSRGRYERGGFAGGGNSRWVEDAREDDWSKPTAPNERLEHELFSGSNTGINFEKYDDIPVEATGANSPPHIESFHDVDMGEIIMGNITLSRYTRPTPVQKHAIPIIKSKRDLMACAQTGSGKTAAFLLPVLSQIYTDGAGDALQAAKNSGQENGRYGRRKQYPISLVLAPTRELALQIYDEARKFAYRSRVRPCVVYGGADIGQQIRDLERGCHLLVATPGRLVDMMERGKIGLDYCNYLVLDEADRMLDMGFEPQIRRIVEQDTMPPKGIRQTMMFSATFPKEIQILARDFLEDYIFLAVGRVGSTSENITQKVVWVEETDKRSFLLDLLNATGKDSLTLVFVETKKGADALEDFLYREGYACTSIHGDRSQRDREEALHQFRSGRCPILVATAVAARGLDICNVKHVINFDLPSDIEEYVHRIGRTGRVGNLGLATSFFNDKNSNITKDLLDILVEAKQEVPSWLESLAYEHQHKSTNRGRSKRFSGGFGARDYRQASGGAGSFNSNRSGRNTGGNRGFGGGGFGGNFYSNDGYGGNYSHSGSVDWWGN; this is encoded by the exons ATGAGTCATGTGGTCGTTGATAATCCACACGGTCTAGATCAGCAG CTTGCTGCCCTAGACTTAAACTCTGACGGACAAGGCGGAGGAACTGGCA GGCGTTACATTCCACCTCACTTGAGGAACAAAGATGCTTCCAAAAATG ATTCACCTGGATGGGATGCCGGACGCACCAATGGATTTGTGAATGGTTACCATGACAACCGCTCAAATGGGGGCTTTGGAGGGCGTGGACCCTCTCGCAATGATAGAGGTGGGCGTGGCGCCTACCGTGGTAACAGGGGTGGAGGCTCGTTTAATCAACCATTACAAAATGCAG GGTTTGGGAATTTTGAAAACAAAGATGGTGGCTGGGGAGGACCTCCTAGGGATGCTGCCTACAACAGCTTTGGAGGCCGAAATGACAGGTCCAAATCTGCCTTCTTCAATGACCGTGGGGCGGGCTCAAGAGGAAG ATATGAGCGTGGAGGCTTTGCCGGTGGAGGAAATAGCCGCTGGGTGGAGGATGCCAGAGAAGATGACTGGTCCAAACCCACTGCTCCCAACGAGCGTTTGGAACA TGAGCTTTTCTCTGGAAGCAACACTGGGATAAATTTTGAGAAGTATGATGATATTCCTGTGGAGGCTACTGGTGCAAACAGCCCACCCCACATTGAGAGT TTCCATGATGTGGACATGGGTGAGATCATCATGGGGAACATCACCCTGAGCAGGTACACTCGTCCCACCCCTGTTCAGAAGCACGCCATCCCAATCATAAAGTCCAAGAGAGACCTGATGGCCTGCGCCCAGACTG GCTCTGGTAAGACTGCTGCTTTCTTGCTGCCGGTGCTGAGTCAGATCTACACCGACGGAGCAGGAGATGCTCTGCAGGCTGCAAAGAACAGTGGTCAG GAGAATGGAAGGTATGGCCGGCGTAAACAGTACCCAATCTCCCTCGTCCTGGCTCCGACCAGAGAACTAGCTTTGCAGATCTATGATGAGGCGAGGAAG TTTGCCTACCGCTCACGGGTGCGTCCCTGCGTGGTTTATGGCGGTGCTGATATTGGCCAGCAGATCAGGGATTTGGAGAGAGGCTGTCACCTGCTGGTGGCCACACCTGGACGTCTGGTTGATATGATGGAGAGGGGCAAGATCGGCCTGGACTACTGCAA CTACTTGGTTCTGGATGAGGCTGACCGCATGTTGGACATGGGTTTTGAGCCACAGATCAGGCGCATAGTGGAACAAGATACAATGCCACCTAAAGGCATCCGTCAAACTATGATGTTCAGCGCCACTTTCCCCAAAGAGATCCAG atCCTGGCTCGTGACTTCCTGGAGGACTACATTTTCCTGGCAGTGGGGCGTGTTGGTTCCACTTCAGAAAACATCACCCAGAAGGTGGTTTGGGTAGAGGAGACCGACAAGAGGTCCTTCCTCCTGGACCTGCTCAATGCCACAG GAAAAGATTCCCTGACTTTGGTATTTGTTGAAACAAAGAAAGGAGCCGACGCTCTGGAAGACTTTCTTTACCGCGAGGGTTACGCCTGCACCAGCATCCATGGAGATCGATCCCAGAGGGACAGAGAGGAAGCTCTGCATCAGTTCCGGTCTGGACGCTGTCCCATCTTGGTGGCTACAGCT GTGGCTGCTCGAGGTCTGGACATCTGCAACGTGAAGCACGTCATTAACTTTGATTTGCCCAGTGACATTGAGGAATACGTTCACCGTATTGGCCGTACGGGACGTGTGGGCAACCTTG GTCTGGCCACGTCGTTCTTTAAcgacaaaaacagcaacattacCAAAGACTTGCTGGACATCCTGGTTGAGGCCAAGCAGGAGGTTCCCTCCTGGCTTGAGAGCCTGGCCTACGAACACCAGCACAAGAGCACCAACCGAGGACGCTCCAAGAG GTTCTCTGGCGGTTTCGGAGCTAGAGACTACCGTCAGGCGTCTGGTGGTGCTGGAAGCTTCAACAGCAACCGTTCAGGGCGCAACACTGGAGGAAATCGTGGCTTTGGTGGCG GTGGCTTTGGTGGCAACTTCTACAGCAACGATGGCTACGGAGGAAATTACAGCCACTCTGGAAGTGTAGATTGGTGGGGGAACTAG
- the ddx3xa gene encoding DEAD-box helicase 3 X-linked a isoform X1 → MSHVVVDNPHGLDQQLAALDLNSDGQGGGTGRRYIPPHLRNKDASKNAGNAYSAGRQCGYSVAPVNFYSPGWDAGRTNGFVNGYHDNRSNGGFGGRGPSRNDRGGRGAYRGNRGGGSFNQPLQNAGFGNFENKDGGWGGPPRDAAYNSFGGRNDRSKSAFFNDRGAGSRGRYERGGFAGGGNSRWVEDAREDDWSKPTAPNERLEHELFSGSNTGINFEKYDDIPVEATGANSPPHIESFHDVDMGEIIMGNITLSRYTRPTPVQKHAIPIIKSKRDLMACAQTGSGKTAAFLLPVLSQIYTDGAGDALQAAKNSGQENGRYGRRKQYPISLVLAPTRELALQIYDEARKFAYRSRVRPCVVYGGADIGQQIRDLERGCHLLVATPGRLVDMMERGKIGLDYCNYLVLDEADRMLDMGFEPQIRRIVEQDTMPPKGIRQTMMFSATFPKEIQILARDFLEDYIFLAVGRVGSTSENITQKVVWVEETDKRSFLLDLLNATVIPSEVQENVTETPEKPGKDSLTLVFVETKKGADALEDFLYREGYACTSIHGDRSQRDREEALHQFRSGRCPILVATAVAARGLDICNVKHVINFDLPSDIEEYVHRIGRTGRVGNLGLATSFFNDKNSNITKDLLDILVEAKQEVPSWLESLAYEHQHKSTNRGRSKRFSGGFGARDYRQASGGAGSFNSNRSGRNTGGNRGFGGGGFGGNFYSNDGYGGNYSHSGSVDWWGN, encoded by the exons ATGAGTCATGTGGTCGTTGATAATCCACACGGTCTAGATCAGCAG CTTGCTGCCCTAGACTTAAACTCTGACGGACAAGGCGGAGGAACTGGCA GGCGTTACATTCCACCTCACTTGAGGAACAAAGATGCTTCCAAAAATG CAGGAAATGCTTATTCCGCTGGTAGACAGTGCGGTTATTCAGTGGCACCAGTAAATTTCT ATTCACCTGGATGGGATGCCGGACGCACCAATGGATTTGTGAATGGTTACCATGACAACCGCTCAAATGGGGGCTTTGGAGGGCGTGGACCCTCTCGCAATGATAGAGGTGGGCGTGGCGCCTACCGTGGTAACAGGGGTGGAGGCTCGTTTAATCAACCATTACAAAATGCAG GGTTTGGGAATTTTGAAAACAAAGATGGTGGCTGGGGAGGACCTCCTAGGGATGCTGCCTACAACAGCTTTGGAGGCCGAAATGACAGGTCCAAATCTGCCTTCTTCAATGACCGTGGGGCGGGCTCAAGAGGAAG ATATGAGCGTGGAGGCTTTGCCGGTGGAGGAAATAGCCGCTGGGTGGAGGATGCCAGAGAAGATGACTGGTCCAAACCCACTGCTCCCAACGAGCGTTTGGAACA TGAGCTTTTCTCTGGAAGCAACACTGGGATAAATTTTGAGAAGTATGATGATATTCCTGTGGAGGCTACTGGTGCAAACAGCCCACCCCACATTGAGAGT TTCCATGATGTGGACATGGGTGAGATCATCATGGGGAACATCACCCTGAGCAGGTACACTCGTCCCACCCCTGTTCAGAAGCACGCCATCCCAATCATAAAGTCCAAGAGAGACCTGATGGCCTGCGCCCAGACTG GCTCTGGTAAGACTGCTGCTTTCTTGCTGCCGGTGCTGAGTCAGATCTACACCGACGGAGCAGGAGATGCTCTGCAGGCTGCAAAGAACAGTGGTCAG GAGAATGGAAGGTATGGCCGGCGTAAACAGTACCCAATCTCCCTCGTCCTGGCTCCGACCAGAGAACTAGCTTTGCAGATCTATGATGAGGCGAGGAAG TTTGCCTACCGCTCACGGGTGCGTCCCTGCGTGGTTTATGGCGGTGCTGATATTGGCCAGCAGATCAGGGATTTGGAGAGAGGCTGTCACCTGCTGGTGGCCACACCTGGACGTCTGGTTGATATGATGGAGAGGGGCAAGATCGGCCTGGACTACTGCAA CTACTTGGTTCTGGATGAGGCTGACCGCATGTTGGACATGGGTTTTGAGCCACAGATCAGGCGCATAGTGGAACAAGATACAATGCCACCTAAAGGCATCCGTCAAACTATGATGTTCAGCGCCACTTTCCCCAAAGAGATCCAG atCCTGGCTCGTGACTTCCTGGAGGACTACATTTTCCTGGCAGTGGGGCGTGTTGGTTCCACTTCAGAAAACATCACCCAGAAGGTGGTTTGGGTAGAGGAGACCGACAAGAGGTCCTTCCTCCTGGACCTGCTCAATGCCACAG TTATTCCCAGTGAGGTTCAGGAAAATGTGACAGAGACCCCAGAGAAGCCAG GAAAAGATTCCCTGACTTTGGTATTTGTTGAAACAAAGAAAGGAGCCGACGCTCTGGAAGACTTTCTTTACCGCGAGGGTTACGCCTGCACCAGCATCCATGGAGATCGATCCCAGAGGGACAGAGAGGAAGCTCTGCATCAGTTCCGGTCTGGACGCTGTCCCATCTTGGTGGCTACAGCT GTGGCTGCTCGAGGTCTGGACATCTGCAACGTGAAGCACGTCATTAACTTTGATTTGCCCAGTGACATTGAGGAATACGTTCACCGTATTGGCCGTACGGGACGTGTGGGCAACCTTG GTCTGGCCACGTCGTTCTTTAAcgacaaaaacagcaacattacCAAAGACTTGCTGGACATCCTGGTTGAGGCCAAGCAGGAGGTTCCCTCCTGGCTTGAGAGCCTGGCCTACGAACACCAGCACAAGAGCACCAACCGAGGACGCTCCAAGAG GTTCTCTGGCGGTTTCGGAGCTAGAGACTACCGTCAGGCGTCTGGTGGTGCTGGAAGCTTCAACAGCAACCGTTCAGGGCGCAACACTGGAGGAAATCGTGGCTTTGGTGGCG GTGGCTTTGGTGGCAACTTCTACAGCAACGATGGCTACGGAGGAAATTACAGCCACTCTGGAAGTGTAGATTGGTGGGGGAACTAG
- the ddx3xa gene encoding DEAD-box helicase 3 X-linked a isoform X3: protein MSHVVVDNPHGLDQQLAALDLNSDGQGGGTGRRYIPPHLRNKDASKNDSPGWDAGRTNGFVNGYHDNRSNGGFGGRGPSRNDRGGRGAYRGNRGGGSFNQPLQNAGFGNFENKDGGWGGPPRDAAYNSFGGRNDRSKSAFFNDRGAGSRGRYERGGFAGGGNSRWVEDAREDDWSKPTAPNERLEHELFSGSNTGINFEKYDDIPVEATGANSPPHIESFHDVDMGEIIMGNITLSRYTRPTPVQKHAIPIIKSKRDLMACAQTGSGKTAAFLLPVLSQIYTDGAGDALQAAKNSGQENGRYGRRKQYPISLVLAPTRELALQIYDEARKFAYRSRVRPCVVYGGADIGQQIRDLERGCHLLVATPGRLVDMMERGKIGLDYCNYLVLDEADRMLDMGFEPQIRRIVEQDTMPPKGIRQTMMFSATFPKEIQILARDFLEDYIFLAVGRVGSTSENITQKVVWVEETDKRSFLLDLLNATVIPSEVQENVTETPEKPGKDSLTLVFVETKKGADALEDFLYREGYACTSIHGDRSQRDREEALHQFRSGRCPILVATAVAARGLDICNVKHVINFDLPSDIEEYVHRIGRTGRVGNLGLATSFFNDKNSNITKDLLDILVEAKQEVPSWLESLAYEHQHKSTNRGRSKRFSGGFGARDYRQASGGAGSFNSNRSGRNTGGNRGFGGGGFGGNFYSNDGYGGNYSHSGSVDWWGN, encoded by the exons ATGAGTCATGTGGTCGTTGATAATCCACACGGTCTAGATCAGCAG CTTGCTGCCCTAGACTTAAACTCTGACGGACAAGGCGGAGGAACTGGCA GGCGTTACATTCCACCTCACTTGAGGAACAAAGATGCTTCCAAAAATG ATTCACCTGGATGGGATGCCGGACGCACCAATGGATTTGTGAATGGTTACCATGACAACCGCTCAAATGGGGGCTTTGGAGGGCGTGGACCCTCTCGCAATGATAGAGGTGGGCGTGGCGCCTACCGTGGTAACAGGGGTGGAGGCTCGTTTAATCAACCATTACAAAATGCAG GGTTTGGGAATTTTGAAAACAAAGATGGTGGCTGGGGAGGACCTCCTAGGGATGCTGCCTACAACAGCTTTGGAGGCCGAAATGACAGGTCCAAATCTGCCTTCTTCAATGACCGTGGGGCGGGCTCAAGAGGAAG ATATGAGCGTGGAGGCTTTGCCGGTGGAGGAAATAGCCGCTGGGTGGAGGATGCCAGAGAAGATGACTGGTCCAAACCCACTGCTCCCAACGAGCGTTTGGAACA TGAGCTTTTCTCTGGAAGCAACACTGGGATAAATTTTGAGAAGTATGATGATATTCCTGTGGAGGCTACTGGTGCAAACAGCCCACCCCACATTGAGAGT TTCCATGATGTGGACATGGGTGAGATCATCATGGGGAACATCACCCTGAGCAGGTACACTCGTCCCACCCCTGTTCAGAAGCACGCCATCCCAATCATAAAGTCCAAGAGAGACCTGATGGCCTGCGCCCAGACTG GCTCTGGTAAGACTGCTGCTTTCTTGCTGCCGGTGCTGAGTCAGATCTACACCGACGGAGCAGGAGATGCTCTGCAGGCTGCAAAGAACAGTGGTCAG GAGAATGGAAGGTATGGCCGGCGTAAACAGTACCCAATCTCCCTCGTCCTGGCTCCGACCAGAGAACTAGCTTTGCAGATCTATGATGAGGCGAGGAAG TTTGCCTACCGCTCACGGGTGCGTCCCTGCGTGGTTTATGGCGGTGCTGATATTGGCCAGCAGATCAGGGATTTGGAGAGAGGCTGTCACCTGCTGGTGGCCACACCTGGACGTCTGGTTGATATGATGGAGAGGGGCAAGATCGGCCTGGACTACTGCAA CTACTTGGTTCTGGATGAGGCTGACCGCATGTTGGACATGGGTTTTGAGCCACAGATCAGGCGCATAGTGGAACAAGATACAATGCCACCTAAAGGCATCCGTCAAACTATGATGTTCAGCGCCACTTTCCCCAAAGAGATCCAG atCCTGGCTCGTGACTTCCTGGAGGACTACATTTTCCTGGCAGTGGGGCGTGTTGGTTCCACTTCAGAAAACATCACCCAGAAGGTGGTTTGGGTAGAGGAGACCGACAAGAGGTCCTTCCTCCTGGACCTGCTCAATGCCACAG TTATTCCCAGTGAGGTTCAGGAAAATGTGACAGAGACCCCAGAGAAGCCAG GAAAAGATTCCCTGACTTTGGTATTTGTTGAAACAAAGAAAGGAGCCGACGCTCTGGAAGACTTTCTTTACCGCGAGGGTTACGCCTGCACCAGCATCCATGGAGATCGATCCCAGAGGGACAGAGAGGAAGCTCTGCATCAGTTCCGGTCTGGACGCTGTCCCATCTTGGTGGCTACAGCT GTGGCTGCTCGAGGTCTGGACATCTGCAACGTGAAGCACGTCATTAACTTTGATTTGCCCAGTGACATTGAGGAATACGTTCACCGTATTGGCCGTACGGGACGTGTGGGCAACCTTG GTCTGGCCACGTCGTTCTTTAAcgacaaaaacagcaacattacCAAAGACTTGCTGGACATCCTGGTTGAGGCCAAGCAGGAGGTTCCCTCCTGGCTTGAGAGCCTGGCCTACGAACACCAGCACAAGAGCACCAACCGAGGACGCTCCAAGAG GTTCTCTGGCGGTTTCGGAGCTAGAGACTACCGTCAGGCGTCTGGTGGTGCTGGAAGCTTCAACAGCAACCGTTCAGGGCGCAACACTGGAGGAAATCGTGGCTTTGGTGGCG GTGGCTTTGGTGGCAACTTCTACAGCAACGATGGCTACGGAGGAAATTACAGCCACTCTGGAAGTGTAGATTGGTGGGGGAACTAG
- the ddx3xa gene encoding DEAD-box helicase 3 X-linked a isoform X4 — MSHVVVDNPHGLDQQLAALDLNSDGQGGGTGRRYIPPHLRNKDASKNAGNAYSAGRQCGYSVAPVNFYSPGWDAGRTNGFVNGYHDNRSNGGFGGRGPSRNDRGFGNFENKDGGWGGPPRDAAYNSFGGRNDRSKSAFFNDRGAGSRGRYERGGFAGGGNSRWVEDAREDDWSKPTAPNERLEHELFSGSNTGINFEKYDDIPVEATGANSPPHIESFHDVDMGEIIMGNITLSRYTRPTPVQKHAIPIIKSKRDLMACAQTGSGKTAAFLLPVLSQIYTDGAGDALQAAKNSGQENGRYGRRKQYPISLVLAPTRELALQIYDEARKFAYRSRVRPCVVYGGADIGQQIRDLERGCHLLVATPGRLVDMMERGKIGLDYCNYLVLDEADRMLDMGFEPQIRRIVEQDTMPPKGIRQTMMFSATFPKEIQILARDFLEDYIFLAVGRVGSTSENITQKVVWVEETDKRSFLLDLLNATVIPSEVQENVTETPEKPGKDSLTLVFVETKKGADALEDFLYREGYACTSIHGDRSQRDREEALHQFRSGRCPILVATAVAARGLDICNVKHVINFDLPSDIEEYVHRIGRTGRVGNLGLATSFFNDKNSNITKDLLDILVEAKQEVPSWLESLAYEHQHKSTNRGRSKRFSGGFGARDYRQASGGAGSFNSNRSGRNTGGNRGFGGGGFGGNFYSNDGYGGNYSHSGSVDWWGN, encoded by the exons ATGAGTCATGTGGTCGTTGATAATCCACACGGTCTAGATCAGCAG CTTGCTGCCCTAGACTTAAACTCTGACGGACAAGGCGGAGGAACTGGCA GGCGTTACATTCCACCTCACTTGAGGAACAAAGATGCTTCCAAAAATG CAGGAAATGCTTATTCCGCTGGTAGACAGTGCGGTTATTCAGTGGCACCAGTAAATTTCT ATTCACCTGGATGGGATGCCGGACGCACCAATGGATTTGTGAATGGTTACCATGACAACCGCTCAAATGGGGGCTTTGGAGGGCGTGGACCCTCTCGCAATGATAGAG GGTTTGGGAATTTTGAAAACAAAGATGGTGGCTGGGGAGGACCTCCTAGGGATGCTGCCTACAACAGCTTTGGAGGCCGAAATGACAGGTCCAAATCTGCCTTCTTCAATGACCGTGGGGCGGGCTCAAGAGGAAG ATATGAGCGTGGAGGCTTTGCCGGTGGAGGAAATAGCCGCTGGGTGGAGGATGCCAGAGAAGATGACTGGTCCAAACCCACTGCTCCCAACGAGCGTTTGGAACA TGAGCTTTTCTCTGGAAGCAACACTGGGATAAATTTTGAGAAGTATGATGATATTCCTGTGGAGGCTACTGGTGCAAACAGCCCACCCCACATTGAGAGT TTCCATGATGTGGACATGGGTGAGATCATCATGGGGAACATCACCCTGAGCAGGTACACTCGTCCCACCCCTGTTCAGAAGCACGCCATCCCAATCATAAAGTCCAAGAGAGACCTGATGGCCTGCGCCCAGACTG GCTCTGGTAAGACTGCTGCTTTCTTGCTGCCGGTGCTGAGTCAGATCTACACCGACGGAGCAGGAGATGCTCTGCAGGCTGCAAAGAACAGTGGTCAG GAGAATGGAAGGTATGGCCGGCGTAAACAGTACCCAATCTCCCTCGTCCTGGCTCCGACCAGAGAACTAGCTTTGCAGATCTATGATGAGGCGAGGAAG TTTGCCTACCGCTCACGGGTGCGTCCCTGCGTGGTTTATGGCGGTGCTGATATTGGCCAGCAGATCAGGGATTTGGAGAGAGGCTGTCACCTGCTGGTGGCCACACCTGGACGTCTGGTTGATATGATGGAGAGGGGCAAGATCGGCCTGGACTACTGCAA CTACTTGGTTCTGGATGAGGCTGACCGCATGTTGGACATGGGTTTTGAGCCACAGATCAGGCGCATAGTGGAACAAGATACAATGCCACCTAAAGGCATCCGTCAAACTATGATGTTCAGCGCCACTTTCCCCAAAGAGATCCAG atCCTGGCTCGTGACTTCCTGGAGGACTACATTTTCCTGGCAGTGGGGCGTGTTGGTTCCACTTCAGAAAACATCACCCAGAAGGTGGTTTGGGTAGAGGAGACCGACAAGAGGTCCTTCCTCCTGGACCTGCTCAATGCCACAG TTATTCCCAGTGAGGTTCAGGAAAATGTGACAGAGACCCCAGAGAAGCCAG GAAAAGATTCCCTGACTTTGGTATTTGTTGAAACAAAGAAAGGAGCCGACGCTCTGGAAGACTTTCTTTACCGCGAGGGTTACGCCTGCACCAGCATCCATGGAGATCGATCCCAGAGGGACAGAGAGGAAGCTCTGCATCAGTTCCGGTCTGGACGCTGTCCCATCTTGGTGGCTACAGCT GTGGCTGCTCGAGGTCTGGACATCTGCAACGTGAAGCACGTCATTAACTTTGATTTGCCCAGTGACATTGAGGAATACGTTCACCGTATTGGCCGTACGGGACGTGTGGGCAACCTTG GTCTGGCCACGTCGTTCTTTAAcgacaaaaacagcaacattacCAAAGACTTGCTGGACATCCTGGTTGAGGCCAAGCAGGAGGTTCCCTCCTGGCTTGAGAGCCTGGCCTACGAACACCAGCACAAGAGCACCAACCGAGGACGCTCCAAGAG GTTCTCTGGCGGTTTCGGAGCTAGAGACTACCGTCAGGCGTCTGGTGGTGCTGGAAGCTTCAACAGCAACCGTTCAGGGCGCAACACTGGAGGAAATCGTGGCTTTGGTGGCG GTGGCTTTGGTGGCAACTTCTACAGCAACGATGGCTACGGAGGAAATTACAGCCACTCTGGAAGTGTAGATTGGTGGGGGAACTAG
- the ddx3xa gene encoding DEAD-box helicase 3 X-linked a isoform X2, protein MSHVVVDNPHGLDQQLAALDLNSDGQGGGTGRRYIPPHLRNKDASKNAGNAYSAGRQCGYSVAPVNFYSPGWDAGRTNGFVNGYHDNRSNGGFGGRGPSRNDRGGRGAYRGNRGGGSFNQPLQNAGFGNFENKDGGWGGPPRDAAYNSFGGRNDRSKSAFFNDRGAGSRGRYERGGFAGGGNSRWVEDAREDDWSKPTAPNERLEHELFSGSNTGINFEKYDDIPVEATGANSPPHIESFHDVDMGEIIMGNITLSRYTRPTPVQKHAIPIIKSKRDLMACAQTGSGKTAAFLLPVLSQIYTDGAGDALQAAKNSGQENGRYGRRKQYPISLVLAPTRELALQIYDEARKFAYRSRVRPCVVYGGADIGQQIRDLERGCHLLVATPGRLVDMMERGKIGLDYCNYLVLDEADRMLDMGFEPQIRRIVEQDTMPPKGIRQTMMFSATFPKEIQILARDFLEDYIFLAVGRVGSTSENITQKVVWVEETDKRSFLLDLLNATGKDSLTLVFVETKKGADALEDFLYREGYACTSIHGDRSQRDREEALHQFRSGRCPILVATAVAARGLDICNVKHVINFDLPSDIEEYVHRIGRTGRVGNLGLATSFFNDKNSNITKDLLDILVEAKQEVPSWLESLAYEHQHKSTNRGRSKRFSGGFGARDYRQASGGAGSFNSNRSGRNTGGNRGFGGGGFGGNFYSNDGYGGNYSHSGSVDWWGN, encoded by the exons ATGAGTCATGTGGTCGTTGATAATCCACACGGTCTAGATCAGCAG CTTGCTGCCCTAGACTTAAACTCTGACGGACAAGGCGGAGGAACTGGCA GGCGTTACATTCCACCTCACTTGAGGAACAAAGATGCTTCCAAAAATG CAGGAAATGCTTATTCCGCTGGTAGACAGTGCGGTTATTCAGTGGCACCAGTAAATTTCT ATTCACCTGGATGGGATGCCGGACGCACCAATGGATTTGTGAATGGTTACCATGACAACCGCTCAAATGGGGGCTTTGGAGGGCGTGGACCCTCTCGCAATGATAGAGGTGGGCGTGGCGCCTACCGTGGTAACAGGGGTGGAGGCTCGTTTAATCAACCATTACAAAATGCAG GGTTTGGGAATTTTGAAAACAAAGATGGTGGCTGGGGAGGACCTCCTAGGGATGCTGCCTACAACAGCTTTGGAGGCCGAAATGACAGGTCCAAATCTGCCTTCTTCAATGACCGTGGGGCGGGCTCAAGAGGAAG ATATGAGCGTGGAGGCTTTGCCGGTGGAGGAAATAGCCGCTGGGTGGAGGATGCCAGAGAAGATGACTGGTCCAAACCCACTGCTCCCAACGAGCGTTTGGAACA TGAGCTTTTCTCTGGAAGCAACACTGGGATAAATTTTGAGAAGTATGATGATATTCCTGTGGAGGCTACTGGTGCAAACAGCCCACCCCACATTGAGAGT TTCCATGATGTGGACATGGGTGAGATCATCATGGGGAACATCACCCTGAGCAGGTACACTCGTCCCACCCCTGTTCAGAAGCACGCCATCCCAATCATAAAGTCCAAGAGAGACCTGATGGCCTGCGCCCAGACTG GCTCTGGTAAGACTGCTGCTTTCTTGCTGCCGGTGCTGAGTCAGATCTACACCGACGGAGCAGGAGATGCTCTGCAGGCTGCAAAGAACAGTGGTCAG GAGAATGGAAGGTATGGCCGGCGTAAACAGTACCCAATCTCCCTCGTCCTGGCTCCGACCAGAGAACTAGCTTTGCAGATCTATGATGAGGCGAGGAAG TTTGCCTACCGCTCACGGGTGCGTCCCTGCGTGGTTTATGGCGGTGCTGATATTGGCCAGCAGATCAGGGATTTGGAGAGAGGCTGTCACCTGCTGGTGGCCACACCTGGACGTCTGGTTGATATGATGGAGAGGGGCAAGATCGGCCTGGACTACTGCAA CTACTTGGTTCTGGATGAGGCTGACCGCATGTTGGACATGGGTTTTGAGCCACAGATCAGGCGCATAGTGGAACAAGATACAATGCCACCTAAAGGCATCCGTCAAACTATGATGTTCAGCGCCACTTTCCCCAAAGAGATCCAG atCCTGGCTCGTGACTTCCTGGAGGACTACATTTTCCTGGCAGTGGGGCGTGTTGGTTCCACTTCAGAAAACATCACCCAGAAGGTGGTTTGGGTAGAGGAGACCGACAAGAGGTCCTTCCTCCTGGACCTGCTCAATGCCACAG GAAAAGATTCCCTGACTTTGGTATTTGTTGAAACAAAGAAAGGAGCCGACGCTCTGGAAGACTTTCTTTACCGCGAGGGTTACGCCTGCACCAGCATCCATGGAGATCGATCCCAGAGGGACAGAGAGGAAGCTCTGCATCAGTTCCGGTCTGGACGCTGTCCCATCTTGGTGGCTACAGCT GTGGCTGCTCGAGGTCTGGACATCTGCAACGTGAAGCACGTCATTAACTTTGATTTGCCCAGTGACATTGAGGAATACGTTCACCGTATTGGCCGTACGGGACGTGTGGGCAACCTTG GTCTGGCCACGTCGTTCTTTAAcgacaaaaacagcaacattacCAAAGACTTGCTGGACATCCTGGTTGAGGCCAAGCAGGAGGTTCCCTCCTGGCTTGAGAGCCTGGCCTACGAACACCAGCACAAGAGCACCAACCGAGGACGCTCCAAGAG GTTCTCTGGCGGTTTCGGAGCTAGAGACTACCGTCAGGCGTCTGGTGGTGCTGGAAGCTTCAACAGCAACCGTTCAGGGCGCAACACTGGAGGAAATCGTGGCTTTGGTGGCG GTGGCTTTGGTGGCAACTTCTACAGCAACGATGGCTACGGAGGAAATTACAGCCACTCTGGAAGTGTAGATTGGTGGGGGAACTAG